A single genomic interval of Candidatus Rokuibacteriota bacterium harbors:
- a CDS encoding carboxyl transferase domain-containing protein: protein MADDWQPELDELRRREAFAERLGGAERVKRQHDEGRLTIRERIARLVDPDTFHEVGKIAGTAAYDADNELESLTPSNFIFGRARVDGRPVVVGGDDFTVRGGSADATIKGKHLMCERMAQELRLPLIRFVEGSGGGGSVKTIETTGRANVPGVDGWETVVDNMAIVPRVALGLGSVAGLGAAHLAAAHYSLMVKGTSALFVAGPPVVERIGQKLTKMELGGWEIQLKAGAVDDAVDTEEEAFARARRFLSYLPSSIDDVPPRGPRTDDPSRREDWLFGAIPRNIRKTYRMRPIVEAVVDRGSFFEIAPLYGRAVITGLARLDGWPVAVMASDPTHYGGAWTADTCQKVERFVDTAQTFHLPVVYLVDCPGFLIGLEAERTGTIKQGVRAMSAMWQTSVPWCAVIVRNAFGVAGAAHRNGRRYCTRYAWPSGRWGSLPLEGGIEAAYRADLDAAPDREKKMAEIAARLNKLRSPFRSAETFWIEEIVDPRDTRPLLCDFAELAAPLRRPGPSSHGMRP from the coding sequence GTGGCTGACGACTGGCAACCCGAACTCGACGAGCTGCGACGCCGTGAGGCCTTTGCCGAGCGGCTCGGCGGCGCGGAGCGCGTCAAGCGGCAGCACGACGAGGGACGCTTGACCATCCGCGAGCGCATCGCGCGCCTGGTCGACCCGGACACCTTCCACGAGGTGGGCAAGATCGCGGGCACGGCGGCGTACGACGCGGACAATGAGCTCGAGAGCCTCACGCCGTCCAACTTCATCTTCGGCCGGGCGCGCGTGGACGGCCGGCCGGTCGTCGTCGGCGGGGACGATTTCACCGTGCGCGGCGGCTCGGCCGACGCGACCATCAAGGGCAAGCACCTCATGTGCGAGCGGATGGCGCAGGAGCTGCGGCTGCCACTCATCCGGTTCGTCGAAGGCTCCGGCGGCGGCGGCTCGGTCAAGACGATCGAGACCACGGGCCGCGCCAACGTCCCCGGCGTCGATGGCTGGGAGACCGTGGTGGACAACATGGCCATCGTCCCCCGCGTGGCGCTCGGTCTCGGCTCCGTGGCGGGGCTCGGCGCCGCGCACCTGGCCGCAGCGCACTATTCGCTGATGGTCAAGGGCACGTCCGCGCTCTTCGTCGCGGGCCCGCCCGTTGTCGAGCGGATCGGCCAGAAGCTGACCAAGATGGAGCTCGGCGGCTGGGAGATCCAGCTCAAGGCCGGCGCCGTCGACGACGCCGTCGACACGGAGGAGGAGGCCTTCGCGCGCGCGCGACGCTTCCTCTCCTACCTGCCGTCATCGATCGATGACGTGCCGCCCCGCGGGCCCCGCACGGACGACCCGAGCCGCCGTGAAGACTGGCTCTTCGGCGCGATCCCGCGCAACATCCGCAAGACGTACCGTATGCGCCCGATCGTCGAGGCCGTGGTGGACCGCGGCTCGTTCTTCGAGATCGCCCCGCTCTACGGCCGCGCGGTCATCACGGGGCTCGCCCGGCTGGACGGCTGGCCGGTCGCCGTCATGGCGAGCGACCCGACGCACTACGGCGGCGCCTGGACGGCCGACACCTGCCAGAAGGTCGAGCGCTTCGTGGACACGGCGCAGACCTTCCACCTGCCGGTGGTCTACCTCGTGGACTGCCCGGGCTTCCTCATCGGCCTCGAGGCCGAGCGCACGGGGACGATCAAGCAGGGCGTGCGCGCGATGTCGGCCATGTGGCAGACCTCCGTGCCCTGGTGCGCGGTGATCGTGCGGAACGCCTTCGGCGTCGCGGGGGCGGCGCATCGAAACGGCCGGCGCTACTGTACGCGCTACGCGTGGCCGTCCGGCCGCTGGGGCTCGCTGCCCCTCGAGGGAGGGATCGAGGCGGCCTACCGCGCCGACCTCGACGCTGCGCCCGACCGCGAGAAGAAAATGGCCGAGATCGCGGCGCGGCTCAACAAGCTCCGCTCGCCGTTCCGCTCGGCCGAGACGTTCTGGATCGAGGAGATCGTCGACCCCCGCGACACCCGACCGCTGCTCTGCGACTTCGCCGAGCTCGCGGCCCCGCTCCGCCGCCCCGGCCCTTCTTCGCACGGCATGCGCCCCTAG
- a CDS encoding DUF222 domain-containing protein has product MQSHESTVFPTPDRVAALDRLGDEIAELSAHLDAATARLLALIREFDARGGWNTGFRSCAAWLSWRVGLDLGAARERVRVARSLETLPLLAQALAGGQLSYAKVRALTRVATPETEARLLGVARAGTAAHVERIVRGWRCVDRRAEARETTLRHASRALHVHQDEDGMVVLRGRLEPEVGALLIQALAAAREALYQRARVPEGEAGGGNVSAETPTMTQRQADALALLAETALHHGLDPGAPGERYQVVVHIDAQALAEPDQPGQSVLEEGARVSAETSRRLACDASRVVMRHDEEGRVVEIGARTRTIPPALRRALHHRDRGCRFPGCGVSNGQGHHLRHWAHGGPTTLSNLALLCRRHHRAVHEEGFQVARGPDGALRFLRPDGRPLPEVPPPTPVPADPVEALRACHDSQGLRLNPRTACPGWLGERLNVAWAIDVLHPRAQNPPRTVLLRADEIIQ; this is encoded by the coding sequence ATGCAGAGCCACGAGTCAACTGTCTTCCCCACTCCGGATCGCGTCGCGGCGCTCGACCGGCTCGGCGACGAGATCGCCGAACTCTCCGCGCACCTCGACGCCGCCACCGCGCGCCTGCTCGCCCTGATCCGGGAGTTCGACGCACGCGGAGGTTGGAACACGGGCTTCCGCTCCTGTGCCGCCTGGCTCTCCTGGCGGGTGGGGCTCGACCTTGGCGCGGCCCGTGAACGGGTCCGGGTCGCGCGCTCCCTCGAGACGCTGCCGCTCCTCGCCCAGGCCCTTGCCGGCGGGCAGCTGTCGTACGCCAAGGTCCGCGCCCTCACCCGGGTGGCCACGCCCGAGACGGAAGCGCGGCTCCTGGGGGTGGCGCGCGCGGGCACGGCCGCTCACGTCGAGCGGATCGTCCGCGGCTGGCGGTGTGTAGACCGGCGGGCCGAGGCTCGGGAGACCACCCTGCGGCATGCGAGCCGAGCCCTCCACGTGCACCAGGACGAGGACGGCATGGTGGTCCTCAGGGGGCGGCTCGAGCCTGAAGTGGGGGCGCTCCTCATCCAGGCGCTGGCCGCCGCTCGGGAGGCCCTGTACCAGCGGGCCCGCGTGCCGGAGGGAGAGGCTGGGGGCGGAAACGTTTCCGCGGAAACGCCCACGATGACCCAGCGTCAGGCCGACGCGCTGGCCCTCCTCGCGGAGACGGCCCTGCACCACGGGCTCGATCCGGGCGCCCCGGGCGAGCGCTACCAGGTGGTGGTCCACATCGACGCCCAGGCCCTGGCCGAGCCGGATCAGCCGGGCCAGTCCGTCCTCGAGGAGGGCGCGCGCGTTTCCGCGGAAACGTCGCGGCGCCTGGCCTGCGACGCCAGCCGGGTGGTGATGCGCCATGACGAGGAGGGCCGCGTGGTCGAGATTGGGGCCCGGACCCGGACGATTCCCCCCGCCTTACGGCGGGCGCTCCACCATCGGGACCGTGGCTGCCGCTTCCCGGGCTGCGGCGTGAGCAATGGCCAGGGGCATCATCTCCGCCACTGGGCGCACGGCGGGCCGACGACGCTGTCGAACCTCGCGCTCCTCTGCCGCCGGCATCACCGAGCGGTGCACGAGGAGGGCTTCCAGGTCGCGCGCGGGCCCGACGGGGCGCTCCGGTTCCTGCGGCCGGACGGCCGCCCGCTGCCCGAGGTGCCGCCGCCTACTCCAGTACCCGCTGATCCCGTCGAAGCTCTCCGCGCGTGTCACGACTCCCAAGGCCTGCGCCTCAATCCGCGGACGGCGTGTCCCGGCTGGCTCGGGGAGCGGTTGAATGTAGCGTGGGCGATCGACGTCCTGCACCCGCGAGCGCAGAATCCTCCCAGGACGGTCCTGCTCCGCGCGGATGAGATCATCCAATGA
- a CDS encoding MFS transporter, whose amino-acid sequence MPRSEPESWQRNVWALALVVFTAFLGFQFFSPFLPLYVHELGVTDPAQIAVWSGVLLAVTPAVSALLGPLWGRLSDRVGRKLMLIRSLAGFVVIIAAMGLVTSVYQLFIARLLQGVFAGFSVMAMAVASVSCPRDKVPVAIGRVQSAQLLSVAVGPVAGGYVASHFGIRFAFFVTAGLCALALVGLIVLFKEERPGGTGEARQRPPHLSLRELFRLPHLPLVLALLLICQFIDRGLALLIPLKVADLPGVGQIAAISGVIISVSAVCGTISASVAGRLAQRWPIARLLLLGCVTGGVPCALMAWSDTWIHLLVLRCLVGFSLGGAVTLAYSLGGHLAPSETRGAAFGWLALGVQFGTALSPLATGGLAALSLPGAFVFDGALAWIAAAVLLLAARDLVNRRL is encoded by the coding sequence ATGCCACGCTCCGAGCCCGAGAGCTGGCAGCGCAACGTGTGGGCGCTGGCGCTCGTTGTCTTCACGGCCTTTCTCGGGTTCCAGTTCTTCTCCCCGTTCCTGCCGCTCTACGTCCACGAGCTGGGCGTCACCGACCCGGCGCAGATCGCCGTCTGGTCGGGCGTGCTGCTGGCCGTCACGCCCGCCGTGTCGGCCCTGCTCGGCCCGCTCTGGGGCCGGCTCTCGGATCGCGTCGGCCGCAAGCTCATGCTGATACGGTCGCTCGCGGGCTTCGTCGTCATCATCGCCGCCATGGGGCTCGTGACATCCGTCTACCAGCTGTTCATCGCGCGACTGCTCCAGGGCGTCTTCGCGGGCTTCTCGGTGATGGCGATGGCCGTCGCGAGCGTGTCATGTCCTCGCGACAAGGTGCCGGTAGCGATCGGGAGGGTCCAGTCGGCCCAGCTCTTGAGCGTGGCCGTGGGACCTGTCGCCGGCGGCTACGTGGCCTCACACTTCGGGATCCGCTTCGCCTTCTTCGTGACGGCGGGCCTGTGCGCCCTGGCGCTCGTCGGGCTGATCGTCCTCTTCAAGGAGGAGAGGCCCGGAGGGACGGGGGAGGCAAGGCAGCGGCCGCCCCACCTTTCCCTTCGAGAGCTCTTCCGCCTGCCGCATCTCCCGCTCGTTCTGGCGTTGCTCTTGATCTGCCAGTTCATCGACCGGGGGCTCGCCCTTCTGATTCCGCTGAAAGTCGCCGACCTGCCCGGTGTCGGGCAGATCGCCGCGATCTCGGGCGTCATCATCTCGGTTTCCGCCGTGTGCGGGACGATCTCGGCCAGCGTGGCCGGGCGGCTTGCTCAGCGCTGGCCGATCGCGCGGCTGCTCTTGCTCGGCTGCGTGACGGGCGGGGTCCCGTGCGCGCTCATGGCGTGGTCGGACACGTGGATCCACCTACTCGTCCTGCGCTGCCTAGTCGGCTTCTCGCTGGGCGGCGCGGTGACGCTGGCCTACTCGCTCGGCGGCCACCTGGCTCCGAGCGAGACCCGCGGCGCCGCCTTCGGCTGGCTCGCGCTCGGTGTCCAGTTCGGCACGGCGCTCAGCCCGCTGGCCACCGGTGGTCTCGCCGCGCTGAGCCTGCCCGGGGCCTTCGTCTTCGACGGCGCGCTCGCCTGGATCGCCGCCGCAGTGCTGTTGCTCGCGGCGCGCGACCTCGTGAACCGCCGCCTCTAG